CATAATAAATTATGGAACCTAAACAACGTTACGCTGTATCACTAAAAATCCAATGGATTTCAAACTCAACGGAATTATTTCACGAAATTGTCGGTCCTTCGAGGTGGACGAGCCATAGTCGGatagttttttaaagtttgtgCTTCTTCCTGTCTTGAACATTGGTTTTACCTTTGCATTCAGGTATTTCAATCGATCTGGGAACtccgtctttttcaaagtgatCATAAATTCGGTAGAATTGTATCTACGCAATACTTTGCGTTTCCGACCGCATTGCTTCTATCAATAGTATTCAATAATGGATTTTGGCGGACCTTGTGAATCACACTTTGATGTTTGTAAGCCCTTGAATATAAAATGACAACATTTCAACCTCATAAGCTCTTATTTCCACCTTAGCTAGAATCTTTCCTTCtatgaactgtttttttttctgaataacttTCCGACGGACACAACTTAAGTACccgaatctctttttttctgtggattgttgttttctcaaatattttcttccctgCAATTCGTTGCAATACGTTTTATTTTCAAGGAAGcgttgctatttttttctccggatTTTAGGTGCTTTGAACATGGAAACTGGTGTAATGTAAATGCAATACTGTGGTTTGATCAACCTATTGTTGTTTCTCATAATCAGTGAGTTAGTCCCTAAACTTCAtatataagaaaaacaaaaaaaaaaccttaaaactTGATTTAGTGCCAAGTTCTTTATCTCAGTCGCATTACTCGCTACTTCCGTTAGGAGAAGGAATACCTGGTAtgaaatttctactttttctcacCTTTAGTCTTCCCCTTTACTTCGCCTTTTTCCCCATTTGAATCACAGCAAgtgcttttttgttgaaagtgGTGGTTCTGGTCCTTTTTGTTTGGTAATGTTGAATAACTAGTCAATGTTCCATGTACTTGTAGAGGATTTCACCGTCTCAACTCCTTTTCCGGAAAGCCCTCAAGGAATTTTCCATCACAGTGAAAACGATAACACATTCGCATCCAAGTTCAAAATCCCTGATTTTGAAAGggtaatatttttcaaagtggcatatttttgttccttttataCTGTTGCATTAGCTGGACCCAATACGAATGGCCAGTGAACTGATGAGCGCGGCTGCGGCTGCAGAGAACAGACGCAAAACACTGTCAGGGATCAACTTACCTCTCCCGTTTGCTGGAAAACCCCTCAGATTTGAGGTATCCTTTAGTTTATGCTACCATacaagaattaattaattattactacgATTGCGTTAGCTCTTGCATTATTTAAGATAACCAGTAGATTCCGCATATGATTATCTTCCACAGGAAATTTTACGAGAAGTTCATTTGTGATATACGTTTATCTcatatatgcaaaaaaaaaaaaactgtggacTAACAGCAGCTGTCTCGTGCTTATGAAAATTCCGCTGAATTTCTTTCAACTAAAAATTTCAGATGACAGGAGAATCTAACAGTGGATTGTCCCTCAGGGATCAAAAGGAAAGCAACTCCGAAACGAACAATGATTTGAGTTCAGAAGCTAGGGAAGCCTTTGTCAAGGCTAAGCGAATTTGCCTTCACTCCTCCGAGGCTTCATGTGATGAGGTTTGTGGACCAgattcattttgtttgtttatttatttgaaagagatAAATGCCTAGTACAAATGCTCAAGTCTTCAAGGACTGTTCCTATGATTCGTAAAAGATTTGCTGGTCGAAATCTCGACCTTCTGAGACTAAGAGGCTTTAGATTAGAGTCAAAAATTTTGTACTTCCTGAAACAGACATCCTTTGCTTTAAATGAATGTTCAACGGAGTGATCTAGCTGATTTCTCTAGCGGAAAAACCGATGTTTGGCAAATTCGTAGGAAATGTTGTCTTCAACCTCTTAGTATACTTTCGAAGTTTCCTCTCTAATCAAAGATCTTATATTTTTGGAAAGAGAAagtgaaaggaagaaaagacacAGGAGCAATAAGCGTTGTCAAAGATAGTGTTGCTTTCTCAAATATTCGGGGGTTCTGAATATTTAGGCACTAGATACCTACCACCGTCTCAAATTCGGTTCCTCCCTGATGGAACCTTCATCTCACTATTCCATTAATGAGGACCCGACAACATCATTTGCCAAAATGTTTGTACCAGCACTTGAGGAAAAATTAGAGGAATTGGAAAAGGTAAAGTTTTTTCCAGAATGTAGCGAAACGTCAAGTCACCAATAGCAACTTCAACGAAATGCAATTCCAGAACGTCCGCACTGATGTTTCTTCGGAGAGCATCCGGAGTGTGAATGAAAGAGATGGTGATGGCAATGATCAATACGACGAACGAAATTATCTTGAGGAAGATCCACCTCATCAGATTCGTCATCCTTTCTCGAATGTTCCGTATCCTTTTACTGGTCATAGGACAAACGCAAGAAGAATGCAGGATTTCGTCAAAAGAATAAGTTAACCGGAATTATTTCATTCCATACGAGTTGTTAGgtaataactaataaatgtaataataaataataattttcaagTTCTGTTATCTttgaaataatagtaataatgaataattaacTACTTCTACGAGACGAGTCTGGTATCAGTTTGTTGGCcaagga
The Necator americanus strain Aroian chromosome I, whole genome shotgun sequence genome window above contains:
- a CDS encoding hypothetical protein (NECATOR_CHRI.G2398.T1), with the translated sequence MQYCGLINLLLFLIIMPSSLSQSHYSLLPLGEGIPEDFTVSTPFPESPQGIFHHSENDNTFASKFKIPDFERLDPIRMASELMSAAAAAENRRKTLSGINLPLPFAGKPLRFEMTGESNSGLSLRDQKESNSETNNDLSSEAREAFVKAKRICLHSSEASCDEALDTYHRLKFGSSLMEPSSHYSINEDPTTSFAKMFVPALEEKLEELEKNVRTDVSSESIRSVNERDGDGNDQYDERNYLEEDPPHQIRHPFSNVPYPFTGHRTNARRMQDFVKRIS